Proteins from one Caulobacter sp. X genomic window:
- the glyA gene encoding serine hydroxymethyltransferase, with amino-acid sequence MTQDNLSAFFGADLATADRDIFDRIGRELDRQQNQIELIASENIVSKAVLEAQGSILTNKYAEGYPGKRYYGGCEYVDEIETIAIERAKALFGAGFANVQPHSGSQANQAVFMALLQPGDTFLGMDLAAGGHLTHGSPANQSGKWFKPISYSVRQQDQLIDYDGVAEIAQREKPKLIIAGGSAYSREIDFAKFRQIADSIGAYLMVDMAHYAGLIAGGAYPNPIPHAHVVTTTTHKTLRGPRGGMVLTNDEAIIKKVNSAVFPGLQGGPLEHVIAAKAVAFGEALRPEFKAYAKQVVANARALSEALLKSGVNIVSGGTDSHLMLVDLRPKGVTGRDAEHSLERAHMTCNKNGVPFDTAPFTVTSGIRLGTPAGTTRGFKEAEFTRVGELIGEVVNGLAANGPDGNAEVEAKVRQEVLALTGRFPIYN; translated from the coding sequence ATGACCCAAGACAACCTCAGCGCCTTTTTCGGCGCGGACCTCGCCACCGCCGACCGTGACATCTTCGATCGTATCGGTCGCGAACTGGATCGGCAGCAGAACCAGATCGAACTGATCGCCTCGGAGAACATCGTCTCCAAGGCCGTCTTGGAGGCTCAGGGCTCGATCCTGACCAACAAGTACGCCGAGGGTTATCCCGGCAAGCGCTATTATGGCGGCTGCGAATATGTCGACGAGATCGAGACCATCGCCATCGAACGCGCCAAGGCGCTGTTCGGCGCCGGATTCGCCAACGTCCAGCCGCACTCGGGCTCGCAGGCCAACCAGGCGGTGTTCATGGCCCTGCTGCAGCCGGGCGACACGTTCCTGGGCATGGACCTGGCCGCCGGCGGTCACCTGACCCACGGCTCTCCCGCCAACCAGTCGGGCAAGTGGTTCAAGCCGATCTCCTACAGCGTTCGCCAGCAGGACCAACTGATCGACTATGACGGCGTGGCCGAGATCGCCCAGCGCGAAAAGCCCAAGCTGATCATCGCCGGCGGCAGCGCCTACAGCCGCGAGATCGACTTCGCCAAGTTCCGCCAGATCGCCGACAGCATCGGCGCCTATCTGATGGTCGACATGGCTCACTATGCGGGCCTGATCGCCGGCGGCGCCTATCCGAACCCGATCCCGCACGCCCACGTCGTGACCACCACCACGCACAAGACCCTGCGCGGTCCGCGCGGCGGCATGGTGCTGACCAACGACGAAGCGATCATCAAGAAGGTCAATTCGGCCGTGTTCCCGGGCCTGCAAGGCGGTCCGCTTGAGCACGTGATCGCCGCCAAGGCCGTGGCCTTCGGCGAGGCGCTGCGGCCGGAGTTCAAGGCCTACGCCAAGCAGGTGGTCGCCAACGCTCGCGCGCTGTCGGAAGCCCTGCTGAAGTCGGGCGTCAACATCGTCTCGGGCGGCACCGACAGCCACCTGATGCTGGTCGACCTGCGGCCGAAGGGCGTGACGGGCCGCGACGCCGAGCACAGCCTCGAGCGCGCCCACATGACCTGCAACAAGAACGGCGTGCCGTTCGACACCGCGCCGTTCACGGTCACCTCGGGCATCCGCCTGGGCACGCCGGCCGGCACGACGCGGGGCTTCAAGGAAGCCGAGTTCACCCGCGTCGGCGAGCTGATCGGCGAAGTGGTCAACGGCCTGGCCGCCAACGGTCCCGACGGCAACGCCGAGGTCGAGGCCAAGGTGCGCCAGGAAGTGCTGGCCTTGACGGGTCGGTTCCCGATCTACAACTAA
- a CDS encoding histidine phosphatase family protein, with translation MIYLCRHGQTFHNREGRLQGRMESDLTPLGQAQARAMAALLDHLVAPHERGPWRLVASPLRRARHTAEAIGERLGLAVEFDERLVEIDVGEWSGRLREEVRGENPHLHGDDAWGFHAPGGETYEAMTARLDAWLAQQAAEPERRLIVVSHGVAGRLLRGLYARLSKEETLRQDIPQDAIFRLAGGRIERIDCAPVAEPAEPA, from the coding sequence ATGATCTATCTCTGCCGCCACGGCCAGACCTTCCACAATCGCGAAGGCCGCCTGCAGGGGCGGATGGAGTCGGACCTGACGCCGCTGGGCCAGGCGCAAGCGCGGGCCATGGCGGCGCTTCTTGACCATCTGGTGGCCCCGCACGAGCGCGGACCGTGGCGGCTGGTCGCCAGCCCGCTGCGCCGGGCGCGCCACACCGCCGAGGCGATCGGCGAGCGCCTGGGTCTGGCGGTGGAGTTCGATGAGCGCCTCGTGGAAATCGACGTCGGCGAATGGTCCGGACGGCTCCGCGAGGAGGTGAGGGGCGAGAACCCGCACCTGCACGGAGACGACGCCTGGGGCTTCCACGCGCCGGGCGGCGAAACCTACGAGGCCATGACCGCGCGTCTTGACGCTTGGCTGGCGCAGCAGGCGGCTGAGCCGGAGCGCCGCCTGATCGTCGTCAGCCACGGCGTCGCGGGCCGCCTACTGCGCGGCCTCTACGCGCGTCTCTCGAAGGAAGAGACCCTGCGCCAGGACATCCCGCAGGACGCCATCTTCCGTCTCGCCGGAGGCCGGATCGAGCGTATCGACTGCGCGCCGGTCGCCGAACCCGCCGAACCCGCCTGA
- a CDS encoding NAD(P)/FAD-dependent oxidoreductase — MDEAATLQTTARGAASEHFDVIIVGAGISGVGGAYHLTHQRPGTRFLVLEALESFGGTWLTHTYPGIRSDSDLYTFGYRFKPWVGPPIATAGEILSYMGEVIDENDLARHIRYRRRITNAVWSSQDKLWTLTVDGPDGVETYATNFLWMCQGYYRHSVGYTPDWPDMDRYKGRIVHPQTWPKDLDLKGKKVVVIGSGATAATLVPNIAGDCAHVILLQRSPTYFVPGRNENELANTLRQLDVDETWIHEIVRRKALFDQHEFTRRAVEESDAVKAELLEGVKMFLGEDVDIAKHFTPRYRPWRQRIAFVPDGDLFQGIASGKASVVTDEIERFTEKGLLLKSGQELEADVIITATGFDLSVLGDIAFEIDGKPLDFAETVTYRGMMFTGVPNLVWVFGYFRASWTLRADLIGDFVCRLLTHMQKTGKKQVEVALRPEDKDMKIGGWIDPEDFNPGYLMRNMHLLPKAGDKPEWRHTQDYWAEKEILPKIDLTDPAFRYS, encoded by the coding sequence ATGGACGAAGCGGCGACGCTTCAAACGACCGCGCGCGGCGCGGCGAGCGAGCATTTCGACGTCATCATCGTGGGCGCCGGCATATCCGGCGTCGGCGGCGCCTATCACCTGACGCATCAGAGACCCGGAACGCGCTTCCTGGTGCTGGAGGCTCTGGAGAGCTTCGGCGGCACCTGGCTGACCCATACCTATCCCGGCATCCGCTCGGACAGCGACCTCTACACCTTCGGCTATCGCTTCAAGCCCTGGGTCGGCCCGCCGATCGCCACGGCCGGCGAAATCCTCAGCTACATGGGCGAAGTGATCGACGAGAACGATCTGGCGCGCCACATCCGCTATCGCCGCCGGATCACCAACGCCGTCTGGTCCAGCCAGGACAAGCTCTGGACCCTGACCGTCGACGGCCCCGACGGCGTCGAGACCTACGCCACCAACTTCCTTTGGATGTGCCAGGGCTATTACCGGCACTCGGTCGGCTATACGCCCGATTGGCCCGACATGGACCGCTACAAGGGCCGGATCGTCCATCCGCAGACCTGGCCCAAGGATCTGGACCTGAAGGGCAAGAAGGTCGTCGTGATCGGCTCAGGCGCGACCGCGGCCACCCTGGTCCCGAACATCGCCGGCGACTGCGCCCACGTCATCCTGCTGCAGCGCTCGCCGACCTATTTCGTCCCCGGCCGCAACGAGAACGAGCTCGCCAACACCCTGCGGCAGCTGGACGTTGACGAGACCTGGATCCACGAGATCGTCCGCCGCAAGGCCCTGTTCGACCAGCACGAGTTCACTCGCCGCGCCGTCGAGGAATCCGACGCGGTGAAGGCCGAGTTGCTGGAGGGCGTGAAGATGTTCCTCGGCGAGGACGTCGATATCGCCAAGCATTTCACGCCGCGCTATCGCCCCTGGCGCCAGCGGATCGCCTTCGTCCCCGATGGCGACCTCTTCCAGGGCATCGCCTCGGGCAAGGCCAGCGTCGTCACCGACGAAATCGAGCGCTTCACCGAGAAGGGCCTGCTGCTGAAGTCGGGCCAAGAGCTTGAGGCGGACGTCATCATCACCGCCACGGGCTTTGATCTCAGCGTGCTGGGCGACATCGCCTTCGAGATCGACGGCAAGCCGCTGGATTTCGCCGAGACCGTCACCTATCGCGGCATGATGTTCACCGGCGTGCCGAACCTGGTCTGGGTGTTCGGCTATTTCCGCGCCAGTTGGACCCTGCGCGCCGACCTGATCGGCGACTTCGTCTGCCGCCTGCTCACGCACATGCAGAAGACCGGCAAGAAGCAGGTCGAGGTCGCGCTGCGGCCCGAGGACAAGGACATGAAGATCGGCGGCTGGATCGATCCCGAGGACTTCAATCCCGGCTACCTGATGCGCAACATGCATCTGCTGCCCAAGGCCGGCGACAAGCCCGAGTGGCGCCACACCCAGGACTATTGGGCCGAGAAGGAGATCTTGCCAAAGATCGACCTTACCGACCCGGCGTTCCGCTATTCGTGA
- the hemA gene encoding 5-aminolevulinate synthase, which yields MDYKAAFRSAVDQIRDEGRYRVFADLKRQRGQFPRATWTRQDGSEREVVVWCSNDYLGQGQNPVVLEAMKGAVDAHGSGSGGTRNISGTNHDHVLLEQELADLHGKEAALLFTSGYVSNEASLSVVQKILPGLIIFSDELNHASMIAGIRNGGGPRKIFKHNDLAHLEELLAAAPADAPKLIAFESVYSMDGDIADIAGTIALAKKYGAMTYLDEVHAVGMYGPRGGGVAEREGLMGDIDIIEGTLGKAFGVMGGYITGDTEVIDAIRLMAAGFIFTTSLPPALVAGSLASVRWLKQHPEVREIHQERAATLKAMFRAAGLPVMDSESHIVPVLVGDPVHCKMISDMLLADHGVYVQPINYPTVPRGTERLRFTPTPFHTDEMMRKLVSAMEKLWAHCNVARMGGHAA from the coding sequence ATGGACTACAAAGCCGCGTTCCGCAGCGCCGTCGATCAGATTCGCGACGAGGGCCGTTACCGGGTCTTCGCCGACCTGAAGCGCCAGCGCGGCCAGTTTCCACGGGCCACCTGGACCCGTCAGGACGGCTCGGAACGCGAAGTCGTGGTCTGGTGCAGCAACGACTATCTCGGCCAGGGCCAGAACCCGGTCGTGCTGGAAGCCATGAAGGGCGCGGTCGACGCGCACGGCTCCGGCTCGGGCGGCACCCGCAACATCTCGGGCACCAATCACGACCACGTCCTGCTGGAGCAGGAACTGGCCGATCTGCACGGCAAGGAAGCCGCGCTGCTGTTCACCTCGGGCTACGTCTCGAACGAAGCCAGCCTGTCGGTGGTCCAGAAGATCCTGCCGGGCCTGATCATCTTCTCGGACGAGCTGAACCACGCCTCGATGATCGCCGGCATCCGCAACGGCGGCGGCCCGCGCAAGATCTTCAAGCACAACGACCTGGCGCACCTGGAAGAACTGTTGGCGGCCGCGCCGGCCGACGCGCCCAAGCTGATCGCCTTCGAAAGCGTCTATTCGATGGACGGCGACATCGCCGACATCGCCGGCACGATCGCGCTCGCCAAGAAGTACGGCGCGATGACCTATCTGGACGAAGTCCACGCGGTCGGCATGTACGGCCCGCGCGGCGGCGGCGTCGCCGAGCGCGAAGGCCTGATGGGCGACATCGACATCATCGAAGGCACGCTGGGCAAGGCGTTCGGCGTCATGGGCGGCTACATCACCGGCGACACCGAGGTGATCGACGCCATCCGCCTGATGGCCGCCGGCTTCATCTTCACGACCTCGCTGCCGCCGGCCCTGGTGGCCGGCTCGCTGGCCAGCGTCCGTTGGCTGAAGCAGCACCCGGAAGTGCGTGAGATCCACCAGGAGCGCGCCGCGACCTTGAAGGCCATGTTCCGCGCCGCCGGCCTGCCGGTGATGGACAGCGAGAGCCACATCGTCCCGGTGCTGGTCGGCGACCCTGTCCACTGCAAGATGATCAGCGACATGCTGCTGGCCGACCACGGCGTCTATGTGCAGCCGATCAACTATCCGACCGTTCCGCGCGGCACCGAGCGCCTGCGCTTCACCCCCACGCCGTTCCACACCGACGAGATGATGCGCAAGCTGGTCTCGGCCATGGAAAAGCTGTGGGCCCATTGCAACGTCGCCCGCATGGGCGGTCACGCCGCTTAA
- a CDS encoding MucR family transcriptional regulator, translating into MASQGGGTSDTASTNSLDILGLSAEIVAAYVSQNTVSQTAIPELIRTVHDALTSLNNGGEPPRPVEKAKPAVPVGRSVQHDYIVCLEDGKKLKMLKRYLRSHYDMSPEEYRRKWGLPPDYPMVAPAYAARRSDFAKKIGLGKGVRRGS; encoded by the coding sequence ATGGCGTCTCAGGGCGGCGGCACTTCGGACACGGCCAGCACCAACAGCCTCGACATCCTGGGCCTTAGCGCGGAAATCGTGGCGGCCTATGTAAGCCAGAACACCGTGTCGCAGACGGCCATTCCCGAGCTGATCCGGACGGTGCACGACGCGCTGACGTCGTTGAACAACGGCGGCGAGCCGCCGCGCCCGGTGGAGAAGGCCAAGCCGGCGGTGCCGGTGGGCCGGTCGGTGCAGCACGACTACATCGTCTGCCTGGAGGACGGAAAAAAGCTGAAGATGCTGAAGCGCTACCTGCGCTCGCACTACGACATGAGCCCGGAGGAGTACCGTCGCAAGTGGGGCCTCCCGCCCGACTATCCGATGGTGGCTCCGGCTTACGCCGCCCGGCGCTCGGACTTCGCCAAGAAGATCGGCCTGGGCAAGGGCGTGCGGCGCGGCAGCTGA
- a CDS encoding DUF2147 domain-containing protein codes for MRFVKFVKAALAAALGMTVITASAHAADGGDISRSYGVWRNPKNSVHLEIKDCGPSTCGVVVWASPKAEADARKSGTDTLVGKQLLRDFEAQNNGSLKGRVWVPTLKVTLVGTADIVDAKTMRAKGCVIGNFLCKSQLWTRIDGPAVLASRAAP; via the coding sequence ATGCGTTTCGTGAAGTTCGTGAAGGCCGCTCTGGCGGCGGCTTTGGGAATGACCGTTATCACCGCTTCGGCCCACGCGGCTGACGGCGGCGATATCTCGCGCAGCTATGGCGTCTGGCGCAATCCGAAGAACAGCGTCCACCTCGAGATCAAGGACTGCGGCCCCAGCACCTGCGGCGTCGTGGTGTGGGCCAGCCCCAAGGCCGAGGCCGATGCGCGCAAGTCGGGCACGGACACCCTGGTCGGCAAGCAGCTGCTGCGTGACTTCGAAGCCCAGAACAACGGCTCGCTGAAGGGCCGCGTCTGGGTTCCCACCCTGAAGGTCACGCTGGTGGGCACCGCCGACATCGTCGACGCCAAGACCATGCGCGCCAAGGGCTGCGTGATCGGCAACTTCCTGTGCAAGTCGCAGCTGTGGACCCGCATCGACGGCCCAGCGGTCCTGGCCTCGCGCGCGGCCCCCTAA
- the mmsB gene encoding 3-hydroxyisobutyrate dehydrogenase — MTRVAFIGLGNMGGGMAANQAGAGHQVRAFDLSADALARATTAGCQAAASVAEAVADAEVVITMLPAGPHVRSVYGEQVFNSAPKSALLIDCSTIDVETARDVARQAGEAGFRFADAPVSGGVMAAEAGTLAFMVGCDEADFSAVEAALEPMSRATIRAGDHGAGQAAKICNNMLLGISMLGVCEAFALAEKLGLAADRFFDIANKSSGQCWSLSTYCPVPGVGPQTPADRGYEGGFATTMMLKDLKLAQGAAAQAGASTPLGAQAEALYALFAANGFGGKDFSAVIQLLRGRLSELA, encoded by the coding sequence ATGACCCGCGTCGCGTTCATCGGGCTGGGCAACATGGGCGGCGGCATGGCCGCCAACCAGGCGGGCGCCGGCCATCAGGTCCGCGCCTTCGACCTGTCGGCGGACGCCCTGGCGCGCGCGACGACCGCTGGCTGCCAGGCCGCGGCCTCGGTCGCCGAGGCGGTCGCCGACGCCGAGGTGGTGATCACCATGCTGCCCGCCGGTCCGCACGTGCGCTCGGTCTATGGCGAGCAGGTGTTCAACAGCGCGCCGAAGTCCGCCCTGCTGATCGACTGCTCGACGATCGACGTCGAGACCGCCCGCGACGTGGCGCGCCAGGCGGGGGAGGCGGGCTTCCGCTTCGCCGACGCGCCGGTGTCCGGCGGGGTGATGGCCGCCGAGGCCGGGACCCTGGCCTTCATGGTCGGGTGCGACGAGGCCGATTTCTCGGCGGTCGAGGCGGCGCTGGAGCCGATGTCGCGCGCCACGATCCGGGCGGGCGATCACGGGGCGGGGCAGGCGGCCAAGATCTGCAACAACATGCTGCTGGGGATCTCGATGCTGGGCGTCTGCGAGGCCTTCGCCCTGGCCGAGAAGCTGGGCCTGGCGGCCGATCGCTTCTTCGACATCGCCAATAAGTCATCGGGGCAGTGCTGGTCGCTCAGCACCTATTGCCCCGTGCCGGGCGTCGGCCCCCAGACCCCGGCCGATCGCGGCTACGAGGGCGGATTCGCCACGACCATGATGCTGAAGGACCTGAAGCTGGCCCAAGGCGCGGCCGCCCAGGCTGGGGCGTCGACGCCGCTGGGCGCGCAGGCCGAGGCGCTGTACGCGCTGTTCGCCGCCAATGGCTTTGGCGGCAAGGATTTCTCGGCCGTGATCCAGCTTCTACGGGGTAGGCTGAGCGAACTGGCCTGA
- a CDS encoding enoyl-CoA hydratase/isomerase family protein has product MTEDSEVLIRVEKNVGRITLNRPKALHALTLGMCEAMIAALLDWQEDPEIYMVLIDHAGERGFCAGGDIRMLAESGAKDGVEARKFFHTEYRLNHLLFTYDIPVVAIMDGVVMGGGVGISMPAHVRIATERTTFAMPETGIGLFPDVGGGWYLPRLPGKAGLWLALTGARIKGADCMRLGIATHFVEFGAVEGLKKAIVADPRRIDETLRKYRADAGKAALLGFEQDLNRLFVGDSVEEIVEFLTLDSSDWGKAQLEVMKTKSPQTMKVAFEQLKRGAAMTDFADNMAMEYRIGSRVVRRHDFIEGVRAVIVDKDNAPRWNPARLEDVTDAMLDEIFSALPADEEWTPLT; this is encoded by the coding sequence ATGACCGAAGACTCCGAAGTCCTGATCCGCGTCGAGAAGAATGTCGGCCGCATCACGCTCAACCGCCCCAAGGCTCTGCACGCCCTGACCCTGGGCATGTGCGAGGCGATGATCGCCGCGCTGCTGGACTGGCAGGAAGACCCCGAGATCTACATGGTGCTGATCGACCACGCGGGCGAGCGCGGCTTCTGCGCGGGCGGCGACATCCGCATGCTGGCCGAGAGCGGGGCCAAGGACGGTGTCGAGGCCCGCAAGTTCTTTCACACCGAGTACCGGCTGAACCACCTGCTGTTCACCTATGACATTCCCGTCGTGGCGATCATGGACGGCGTGGTGATGGGCGGCGGGGTCGGAATCTCGATGCCGGCCCACGTGCGGATCGCGACCGAGCGCACGACCTTCGCCATGCCCGAGACCGGCATCGGCCTGTTCCCTGACGTCGGCGGCGGCTGGTACCTGCCGCGCCTGCCGGGCAAGGCGGGGCTGTGGCTGGCCTTGACCGGCGCCCGGATCAAGGGCGCGGACTGCATGCGGCTGGGCATCGCCACCCACTTCGTGGAGTTCGGCGCCGTCGAGGGGCTCAAGAAGGCGATCGTCGCAGATCCGCGCCGTATCGATGAGACCTTGCGCAAGTACCGCGCCGACGCCGGCAAGGCCGCCCTGCTGGGCTTCGAGCAGGACTTGAACCGCCTCTTCGTCGGCGACAGCGTCGAGGAAATCGTCGAGTTCCTGACCCTCGACTCCAGCGACTGGGGCAAGGCCCAGCTGGAGGTCATGAAGACCAAGTCGCCTCAGACGATGAAGGTCGCCTTCGAGCAGCTGAAGCGCGGCGCGGCCATGACCGACTTCGCCGATAACATGGCCATGGAATATCGGATCGGCTCGCGCGTCGTGCGCAGGCACGACTTCATCGAGGGCGTGCGGGCGGTGATCGTCGACAAGGACAACGCCCCGCGCTGGAATCCGGCGCGTCTGGAGGACGTCACCGACGCCATGCTGGACGAGATTTTCTCAGCCCTACCGGCGGACGAGGAATGGACGCCGCTGACGTAG
- a CDS encoding class I SAM-dependent methyltransferase, protein MRKPLLSLVAVLGLAACATQPMLGPPPPPPPPSGAVAISIPANIAAALSDPSRPAADMVRDEARHPGEVLAFAGVKPGAKVADLIPGGGYFTRIFSKAVGPKGKVYAYVPDELTKLAKREPAVNAIARDPAYSNVTVILNTLPNFATPEKLDLVFTAQNYHDMHDKFMGPADLSVVNRQIFKALKPGGVYLVIDHSAEPGSGLRNTEDLHRIDSAVVKSEVTAAGFIFEGESKVLRDPADTRKASVFDPSIRGKTDQFVYKFRKPASAR, encoded by the coding sequence ATGCGTAAGCCGCTTCTCAGTCTCGTCGCCGTGCTCGGCCTCGCCGCCTGCGCCACGCAACCGATGCTGGGACCGCCGCCGCCGCCGCCGCCGCCTTCCGGCGCGGTTGCGATCTCCATCCCCGCCAATATCGCCGCCGCGCTGAGCGACCCGTCGCGTCCGGCCGCCGACATGGTGCGCGACGAGGCCCGCCATCCGGGCGAGGTCCTGGCCTTCGCGGGCGTCAAGCCGGGCGCCAAGGTCGCCGACCTGATTCCGGGCGGCGGCTATTTCACGCGGATCTTTTCGAAGGCCGTCGGTCCCAAGGGCAAGGTCTACGCCTATGTGCCAGACGAACTGACCAAGCTGGCCAAGCGCGAGCCGGCGGTGAACGCCATCGCCCGCGATCCGGCCTATTCGAACGTGACGGTGATCCTGAACACGCTGCCCAACTTCGCCACGCCGGAGAAGCTGGACCTGGTGTTCACGGCCCAGAACTATCACGACATGCACGACAAGTTCATGGGCCCCGCCGACCTGTCGGTCGTGAACCGGCAGATCTTCAAGGCCCTGAAGCCGGGCGGCGTCTATCTGGTCATCGACCACTCGGCCGAGCCGGGCTCGGGCCTGCGCAACACCGAGGACCTGCACCGCATCGACTCGGCGGTGGTGAAGTCGGAAGTGACCGCCGCGGGCTTCATCTTCGAAGGCGAGAGCAAGGTGCTGCGCGACCCCGCCGACACCCGCAAGGCCAGCGTCTTCGACCCGTCGATCCGCGGCAAGACCGACCAGTTCGTCTACAAGTTCCGCAAGCCCGCTTCGGCGCGCTGA
- a CDS encoding isobutyryl-CoA dehydrogenase, which yields MDFALNEDQVAIQDAARAFAEGQLAPHSAEWDEQKHFPVDVLRQAAALGFAGIYVNEDVGGSSLSRLDASIIFEALSYGDVPVAAYLTIHNMASWMIDRFGSEDLRLRYLPRLTSMELIASYCLTEPGSGSDAAAMRTTAKLDGDHYVLNGGKAFISGGGVSDVYVVMARTGGEGAKGVSAFVVEKGTPGLSFGANERKMGWNAQPTAQVNFDNCRVPIENRIGQEGEGFRFAMMGLDGGRLNIASCSLGGAQFALDTAKTYLETRNQFGRPLKDFQALQFKLADMATELEAARLMVRRAAHALDSKHPEATKLCAMAKRFATDAGFQVANDALQLHGGYGYLQDYPLERIVRDLRVHQILEGTNEIMRVIIAREMFRQ from the coding sequence ATGGATTTCGCGCTGAACGAGGATCAGGTCGCAATTCAAGATGCGGCGCGCGCGTTCGCCGAGGGACAGCTTGCCCCGCATTCGGCCGAATGGGACGAGCAGAAGCATTTCCCTGTCGATGTCCTGCGCCAGGCCGCCGCGCTGGGCTTCGCCGGCATCTATGTGAACGAGGACGTCGGCGGCAGCAGCCTGTCGCGCCTCGATGCCTCGATCATCTTCGAGGCGCTGAGCTACGGCGACGTGCCGGTGGCGGCCTATCTGACCATCCACAACATGGCTTCGTGGATGATCGACCGGTTTGGTTCGGAGGACCTGCGCCTGCGTTATCTGCCGCGCCTGACGTCCATGGAGCTGATCGCCAGCTACTGCCTGACCGAGCCGGGCTCGGGCTCGGACGCCGCGGCGATGCGGACGACGGCCAAGCTGGACGGCGACCACTATGTCCTGAACGGCGGCAAGGCCTTCATCTCCGGCGGCGGGGTCTCGGACGTCTATGTCGTGATGGCGCGCACGGGCGGCGAGGGCGCCAAGGGCGTCTCGGCCTTCGTGGTGGAGAAGGGGACGCCGGGCCTCAGCTTCGGGGCCAACGAGCGCAAGATGGGCTGGAACGCCCAGCCCACCGCCCAGGTCAATTTCGACAATTGCCGTGTGCCGATCGAGAACCGCATCGGCCAGGAAGGCGAGGGCTTCCGCTTCGCCATGATGGGCCTGGACGGCGGGCGGCTGAACATCGCCTCGTGCTCTCTGGGCGGCGCCCAGTTCGCCCTCGACACCGCCAAGACGTATCTGGAGACCCGCAACCAGTTTGGCCGGCCGCTGAAGGACTTCCAGGCGCTGCAGTTCAAGCTGGCGGACATGGCGACCGAGCTGGAAGCCGCCCGCCTGATGGTGCGCCGCGCGGCTCACGCGCTGGACAGCAAGCACCCCGAGGCGACCAAGCTGTGCGCCATGGCCAAGCGTTTCGCCACCGACGCGGGCTTCCAGGTCGCCAATGACGCCTTGCAGCTGCATGGCGGCTACGGCTACCTCCAGGACTATCCGCTGGAGCGCATCGTGCGCGACCTGCGGGTGCACCAGATCCTGGAAGGGACCAACGAGATCATGCGCGTCATCATCGCCCGCGAGATGTTCCGCCAGTGA
- the hemB gene encoding porphobilinogen synthase, with amino-acid sequence MTTPPLAPYPHTRLRRVRQADWVRRLVRETEVRPSDLIWSMVVHEGEGTIPVASMPGVDRLSVKEAAKAAVRARDLGIPAIAIFPHIDGSRKDAAGSIAADPDGVIPRAVKAMKDAAPEVGIMCDVALDPFTDHGHDGVVEGGKILNDATIDRLIEQGLMQAEAGADILAPSDMMDGRIGKLRAALESANHQDVMIMSYAAKYASAFYGPYRDAIGSAKLSAGQGDKKTYQMDPANTEEAIREVAMDIAEGADMVMVKPGMPYLDIVRRIVDEFRMPTYAFQVSGEYAMIMAAAQNGWIDKDRAILESLTAFKRAGAAGIITYFAPWAAEKLGA; translated from the coding sequence ATGACCACGCCTCCCCTCGCCCCCTATCCGCACACCCGCCTGCGCCGCGTGCGCCAGGCCGATTGGGTCCGCCGCCTCGTCCGCGAGACCGAGGTGCGGCCGTCCGACCTGATCTGGTCGATGGTGGTGCACGAGGGCGAAGGAACCATCCCCGTGGCCTCGATGCCGGGCGTCGATCGCCTGTCGGTCAAGGAAGCCGCCAAGGCCGCCGTCCGCGCTCGCGATCTGGGCATCCCGGCCATCGCCATCTTCCCGCACATCGACGGCTCGCGGAAGGACGCGGCCGGCTCGATCGCCGCCGATCCGGACGGCGTGATCCCGCGCGCGGTCAAGGCCATGAAGGACGCCGCCCCCGAGGTCGGGATCATGTGCGACGTGGCGCTGGACCCCTTCACCGACCACGGCCACGACGGCGTGGTCGAGGGCGGCAAGATCCTCAACGACGCCACCATCGACCGCCTGATCGAACAGGGCCTGATGCAGGCCGAGGCCGGCGCCGACATCCTGGCTCCGTCCGACATGATGGACGGCCGCATCGGCAAGCTGCGCGCGGCGCTGGAGAGCGCCAACCATCAGGACGTGATGATCATGTCCTATGCGGCCAAGTACGCCTCGGCCTTCTACGGCCCGTACCGCGACGCCATCGGCTCGGCCAAGCTGTCGGCCGGCCAGGGCGACAAGAAGACCTACCAGATGGACCCGGCCAATACCGAGGAAGCCATTCGCGAGGTCGCCATGGACATCGCCGAGGGTGCGGACATGGTCATGGTCAAGCCGGGCATGCCGTATCTCGACATCGTCCGCCGCATCGTCGACGAGTTCCGCATGCCGACCTACGCCTTCCAGGTGTCGGGCGAGTACGCGATGATCATGGCCGCCGCCCAGAACGGCTGGATCGACAAGGACCGCGCCATCCTGGAAAGCCTCACCGCCTTCAAGCGCGCCGGCGCGGCGGGGATCATCACCTACTTC